One genomic region from Leptospira tipperaryensis encodes:
- a CDS encoding response regulator, whose protein sequence is MKSETKKHSSIHILVAEDDPDDRLLMTDGFRENNLINPLHFVKDGEELFDFLKNEGEYSDIRKYPRPGFILLDLNMPKMDGREVLKTIKSNPKFKKIPVIVLTTSREEEDMLETYDLGANSFIRKPVDFGAFMETIRTLGEYWLEIVELPNA, encoded by the coding sequence ATGAAATCGGAAACAAAAAAACATAGTTCCATTCACATCCTTGTCGCGGAAGACGATCCCGATGATCGGCTTCTTATGACCGATGGATTTCGCGAAAACAATCTGATCAACCCGCTTCACTTCGTAAAAGACGGAGAAGAGCTTTTCGATTTTTTAAAGAACGAAGGAGAATATTCTGATATTCGAAAGTATCCCCGTCCCGGGTTTATTCTTCTCGATCTCAATATGCCGAAAATGGACGGAAGGGAAGTTCTAAAAACGATCAAATCGAATCCCAAATTTAAAAAAATTCCAGTGATCGTTCTTACTACTTCCAGAGAGGAAGAAGATATGTTGGAGACATACGATCTCGGAGCGAATTCGTTTATACGAAAGCCTGTGGACTTCGGAGCATTTATGGAAACGATTCGGACCCTCGGAGAATACTGGTTGGAGATCGTGGAGCTTCCCAATGCCTGA